The Helianthus annuus cultivar XRQ/B chromosome 11, HanXRQr2.0-SUNRISE, whole genome shotgun sequence region TTTTGTGCAGCCGCAGCCATATTTTTCACAGGGGTATTCTCTGCAAGGTTATGATCATCGGCCATATTACAATGATCTGTATCAGCAGCCGCAACGTAACCTGGTTCAGACGAGCGATAGAGGTTTTGAGGGTAGTATGAGTAGGATAGAAGAGATGTTCGCTCAGACAATGACACAAATGGCGCAGTTCATAGCGCAAAATCAAGCTACCCTGGAAAGCATGGCTGAATATACGGAGATAAATAAAAAGAGAGTAGAGGAGTTAGTTCGAGAGCGGGGTGAGCTAGAGGAAGTAGAAGAAGAGTCAGATGAGGAGATCATTCCAGTCACGGAGACGATAATGGACGACGAAGTCCCACCTCCGGTACAGAAGGGTATTATATATGACTTCGGGAGTGACTTTGATGATGAAATAGACGAAGAAGAATGGGCGGCGTATCAGAGGTCGTTAGTGAAGAGAAAAGTTGTGGGAGAAGAAGTGGAATTGGGGGATTCCACTGGTTGGATGTTTGGTGCAGAGGAAGAAGTTGAGCAACCATCTAATGAAGATCAGATGTCCTGGGAGAATGAATTTAGGGATGAACTAGATGGGTTGCCGGTAGATGAAGAGATAGAGGAGTTTGATCTAGAGGGAGACCTTGCTTACTTAGAAGTTTTATTTGAAGGAAGCCTAATGACGGACATCAAAGAAGAAGAAGTGGTGGTGGAAGAGGAAGAGCACCACAGCTGGCCCGTGGTAGAGATAATTGAAGATTCAAGGCCACGGGAGAAGGCAAAGAAAAGAAGGAGAAAGGTTCTGAACCGGAAGAGGATCGAAGGTTGGGGCGAGATGAAAAGGAAGGAGCCGTTTACGCACGATCAGTCTTCTCGTTACATGCCACGCATCCGGTTTCTTCCAGGTATGTTTAAATTTTGGTGGTCTGACccatttcaaatttttaaaatattttataattccaccaatttatttttgaaaatttttgaggTTCGGGTGGAATTAAACGGGTTGGACAGGGTCCAGGTCAAAgagaaacctcctgattaaattcaagtgtgtggaggttttgtagagtttgtaattttatatatttggtATATTTTCGGTAGTTTGTATTTTGAGTCGTAGttttgtatattgagtcttagttagtagtttttgagtcgttttttttagtcggtactgctttggtttttgcttgtttttgtttatgcaggtttgatatgtaccacccgtactcaatctccattcgggtgattttggagctgcttatCAGATATCAGGCATTTACTGAGCATATCAGTCagagtcaaagccgatcgcgaccgaaatgctatacgatcgagctggattggacaAGAGTTTTGGAGCATACGCGTTATAAAACTAGCTAAGTCCTTTCCGATTTGCCCTTGgtcttttatttcttatttatttttagtttttttgagTCAGTTTCCAtcttacattgagggcaatgtaaagtttaagtgtggggatgggaactatCGTTTAGTGTCTAGTTAGTAGTGTCTTGAGTCTTAAAAAATTGAAAagtacaaaaaaattaaaaaatttcaaaaatccaaaaaaattgaaaaattttgaaaatgtcCTTTGAAaatagaagtttgcaaaataaaaacggaaaatgatagaaatgtcgagtttttgttcgggttcaaataataataatatgagaataaataattgagcttgtgtctagtttgggatatgcgGGTAGGCCTGGTTCGGTTTTGAGTTCCTTTGATCTTAATATACCTAATGTtagtctactagtgggttctcatctagggaaagtggggaaattgaaaccacaaaaaataacataaggggcaccgttataagttaaaaccattagagtttgtgatcatgaaaaaaaaaatagaataaaaagtgagctagaaactaaatgaaagtaatgcattcctatgtagtctgggttggggataatgactctacagccggattaccgctagggtgtgtgaaatcgaccgtgctaagccttaaaaagaaaaaaaaataataaaaagtaccgaaactaagtagtctgtggttggggatagcgactctacagccggattacctCTTGTTTTGGGAAAGCACCGTCTAGACTcacgaaagaaaaaaaaagaaaaaaaaagagaaaaaggaaaaaaattttgattgtaaactctcttggtttttATTTACATGATCATATATTATTTACCATTGATTTATTTCATTGATTGTACATGATTTACTTTCCTTGTAATAGCTAGGCaatgctcctatttataggtcttCTTTGTATCACAAATAATATAAATAACAATACACGGTTTatcttggtatcagagccaagtaAACCCTAATCTAAACAGCCGACCAACATTCGGCAGCCGACCAACCTTCGGCCTTCTCTTCAGCCCTTACTCCACCCATGGCAGCCATCACCGCCCTAACTGCAACAGAGAAAACAACCTTGAACTCCCATAAATTCGCATTCAGCCTAACACCCACAAACTATGGTCATTGGAAAGCCATGATCGAACCCTTCTTCATCTGCAACAACCTATACGGTTACATAGATGGAACCATACCCTGCCCAGCCAAAACTGTTACATCAGGCTCCACCACATCTGACAACCCTAGTTATCCCCACTGGATAACGAATGATGCCCACATCCGCATGATCCTCACCTCCACCATTTCTGAAGCCGCCTTCCAGCATGTTCAAGGTCAAACCTCCAGAGAAGTCTGGCTCTCTCTGGAACGTGCTTATGCTCCAAACACCTCTTCACGTGAGTACACTTTAAAAACCCAACTTCTTAGAATAATGATGAAGGGAGATGAAAAACCAACCGAATACCTCACTCGAGCACAGGAATACGCCTCTGCTCTTGCAAACATTGGTGAACCTATGAAGGACAAAGACCTTGTTATGCTCGTTATATCGGGCCTCAGGGAGGAATACCACGGCCTCAAATCTAATCTTTTGACCCGGCAACCACCTGTAGCTTTTAACGAACTTCATGGTCTTCTTCACGATCACGACTACATGCTTAGTGTTCATCGCAGCCCATCAAACACTGCTGCCCCACCACAGGCTTTTGCAGCCTCAACCGAAATCAATCAACCCAACCTCAATGCTGTCCAATCTCAACTTTCTAACCTTCAACTTCTAGCCAATCAACTAGGGTATCAACTCAACCCTCTTTCATCCTCTACCCCGCAACCACAAGCCAATTATACTACTCGCTCCTTTTCTGGCTCCAACAGCAACCGGGGCCAACGTCGTGGTAATTTTTGAGGTAACTCACGTGGTGCTTCCAACAGGAACCGTGACAGCCGTGATACTGGCCCTTCTAACAAGTTTTCATGGGCATCCACACAACAAATGGTGTACGGTCACTGCAACAGGTGTGGGATAGGTCATATTCCATCCCAATGTCCTAATCAGCCAGCTTCTTCCTCATCTAGGCAGCCTACTCAGGCGAACTTTGCTAATTTTTCAGATGTTGGATCACAATATGATATGTGGAAACCTGACACCGGCTGCAAccatgtgacaaccggtaattaacgccttctagttacgcgattaacaaacgtttaaagCGATaacaaatagtgtttaaaacacgaattaacttaattaggcatttggagtgcctaggaacgtctattcGGCTTTACAATGCGCGAATGGTGATTTGCGGAAAATCTGCTAAACGTTAAACGATAACAAACTGACACCGTACAAactactgacaacgccgacaaatacgaatTTATACGTATAATTTAAACCAATGGATTTTGCTTTGCGAAAATATTATACTTTCAAACAACATAAATCGCAAACGTGAACGCAAAATGCGACTGAAGGAACGCACCAACAATGAAACGGAAGTATCGGACGCGTATTAGTTTCAAAATTTAAATATTATGACGTATTTAGCTCCGTAAGCAAATTTTACCATCCTTAGTTGAAAACGGATCGCAAAACGGACACGAAACGATGAACGACACGTTTTACGCGATTTAACGCACCGATAGCTTACGCGATTAATATCGACTACCGACATCCTTTTTACGAAGTTTTGACTCTAAAATGTTATTTTACGACATGTTATGACGATCGTGTGCGAAAACGGGTTCGTGGGAACTGGCGGGCCACTTAAAACgcggattgggcttgtgggccttagGCCCAAGCCCACTTAAGACAAAATCTGACCTAATATAAAAGGGTAGTAAACCCTATTTTCCCATTCATTTTGCAGTCGACACCCCCCTCTAATTTCCTCCCAAATTCTTCTGGCTTCATCTTTTTGAGGAACCCTAAATCATCTACTTCAAATCACAACCAAACCCCTCCTTATCATCTCATTTCCACTCTCTCTTTGCGTTTTCTTTGGAGAAACACAGCCAAATGCCCCCAACCTCTCGATCCTCCCTCTCGACTGCATACAAACGAGCACACACTTATGCTTCCTGCTCCATCTTCTTCTCAAACGACAACCGGAGCACCTCCAGTCGGCCACCGGCCTCCTTTGTGTTCACCGACAACCGCAACACCACCTTTGTTCAGTTAGATCGAGGTGACGAGAAAGAGATTGGAGATGGCAGAGGATTGATGTCGCAGGAGAGGAGAGGCGGAGGAAGAAAGAGGTCCGACAGGGTGCCGCTGCTCACGGCAACGGCAATGGAGGCGGCGGTGGTGGTTATTTTCCGATGAATTTCACCGGTAAAGCCCCCATCTCCTGTTATTTTGCTTTCCTTTGTCTCTTTATTTCTGAAGTTCGATTGAAGATGATGCCGATACTGGTTATCTCGTTCAGGAATTCTGATTATGTTTGGCTCAGTTTTGGTGCAGTACATATGTAGATCAGGTTCGAGTTTTATTTGGGTGTTTCGAGTCAACGGGTCAAAGTTTGGTTCGGATTCGTGACAGGAGCGGTTCGGGTCCAGATCAACAGTTAAGGCAGTCAAGATTCGGTCAAGTGAGTTCGAATTTTGGTTCGGACTTGTTTTTGTGTGGTTCAactcggttgactcggtcaaaccgagtcaacacAGTCAACGAGAGGTCAAACGCAGTCAACACGAAAGACCGGTAAAGTGTTAAGAGTAGCGGGTTATTCTTCTTGAAAGTTTATAGATTTTTAGACTACGCGAAGCCGAGCTCGACCCGTTTCGACTAGATATTagttacatttttttataaagttgataaaacttatatttagttgattatattgattgaattgttgttgaaatttttgacaaataacgacaacttttattgtcgggttatttgaaaaacagaggaaactctgcccgattttcgttAAAACCCGAATTATAAAACGTATATAAATCTTAACGACACTTATCAAAATCCAAGTgttcttataaaataaatagaAAAGTATATTTATTTTAGTGACGTTTTATAACTTATAAACTGGAATTATAACATTTCGACAACACGCGAGTTACAACTTAACGAAACCCGACACTTATTTAGATAAGCATACTTATCTATATTTAATCAAACATCGATGAGTactttcataaaataaatataacgatttatatttatttcaaacgtcgtTACGTAGTGTAtttttataagataaatataatatttatatttatttcattaCGTTCTATGAAAGCTACGAAGGGTCGTACAACTATTCACCTATGCCTTCTAATTCACGACGACTAGCACGACTACGTAAgtatatttatatgtatatataaatatatatatcatAAACCATTCGGAATACTAAGTCGTTTtcgagacttagttttatcccggtATTACACGGGATCAACTAATAATAGTTTGGTTATTTCAAACCAAATAATAACACCTTCatagaatcgtttagttaacgattcggtagagctcggacacgtagtttaactacgttgttttattagaaactgataagttattccctgttagggatgctatagttgcacgctagcgagttcacattcttgGAATTACACTACGGATTCACGTTAAGCTAGCTTGCataggaatgtcaaggtgagttcataacccccactttttactattttacatttttataaatgttttcgggggtggaaagacatgcaagttttacaaaaataaacaacttttcgatgaacgaaaactcatatttctaaaccgtgttgcgaatgaatttcaaggaacttaaatggtttacgaatgatttcgatcaaacataccggttttacaaaacaccTTCATATTTACGAAACatgcatgattttctaatgggtacgggcgacacagtcgaggtgattcgacacagtcgaggtgattcgacacagtcgaggggatttgacccagtcgaggggattcgacccagtcgaggtgattcgacacagtcgaggtgattcgacacagtcgaggggattcgacacagtcgaggggattcgacacagtcagggggattcacacagtcgaggggattcgacacagtcaaggtgattcacacagtcgaggtgattcgacactaaaaaccgtctacacaggttgagtacttcctatgtcgccgtatacgttaatgtcctcgcgaaacattaacgatcaacctgttcatagacgctttacatacccatttacaacaGTAAAAGtttcatatattcataagattcatttgatggaaactcataaatacatgaattacaaactttggtaacgtttttcaagttatacctaagtaagaggaagcgctgatcctgcttacaaaggttcgtttgggctcggcccattctctctcgtgcaatgcacaaagactattgtgggctagactcacagtttttcatatatcatgccaagaaaataattttactatattttctcaacaactttaaaaccggttatcaaaaagatttattttaaatcttttcaaaacaaactatgaactcgctcaactttatgttgactttttcgcatgttctttctcaggttgcatttttaagactatggaacggttggaataggagtacccacgggatttcgagtacttagtgggcgtgcattatttagaagtcttagcttatttgcttccgctgtgcaatgaagataccggtccagtcacgccagctctgatatttcggggtgtgacagattggtatcagagctataggtttcagcgaattaggtttctgtagagttacctaggctttaacctcactatCCTTTGGGGACTTAGATACCAAGAAttgaatacatacagaacgcctaagattcgaatatgggttccaaccgttgccgaaaacaatTAGTCAACAGTTTGGTTTTAAAACATATACAAGTGTTGTGTTTGATATACGGTACACGAAACAAGTACACACAGAAAGtaaaactttgagagttttggtgacatgcatttaggacctttggaaaactTATGTCGAGAATCGTTAAAGGTCCTCACGTAGGAGCCGCGATTACTAACTCATGTAAATGCCATCATACTGTGTCGTCTATGTTATTTTAATTACCCGAGCAGGTAATCTACATGGAACGAAATGCTATTGTGCAACTATACGTGAAACATAAACTATACATCAGCGGACGTCAAGgtacatcacacacgactttcgaggcaaggccttgggGAAACCACAAATGGACATAACAACAACGATGCTAATCTCGTCAGCGGGAGAAGATTTCACAAGATTTCACAACAGTCGATGCTTAGTCTAAAGAGACTCACAaggcgctgcaaaagaagtcacatgtcttcgcATTCCCCTACTTCATTCATGGCGATTATACTACGTACAACATTCTATGGTAATGTCACATAACAACTAATCATCACGTgaacttccaggtaaagtccttaaatttcttttgttgaaatttcgacttcttgcatatagtgagtagatttttgcatttctactcccccctAATGATCGTTGCACCACAAAGATTTTCTTCCATGATAGCAAACACTCAATTGTTTTATTTTTGATGAATTCATATGTACGCATGCATTGTTTGTCGCGCATGTGGTTCGTTGATTCGTGAAGACCATTGGAGGGCTTCACTCCAAATTGTTCTTTTATCAAAGCTCAAATATCGTTCGCTATACTTAATCTTTGCATTGTGATCTAGATGACCCGCATTGTTGCAAAGTGTTGACcttttgatatcgagtcaacgaacTAGTTGAAACTCTTTTCTTTTGAATCCATTACATGGTTTGTTCATTGTAACCATGGCGAAATCTCTTTTTAACACATGCATTCATAGTTGGAATGTGACTAagccaagttcaattgtttgaacttgctcataatatatattcgattcaagattccatatgatggattgaggccatcatattcaaaaaaaaaaaaatctcaacaagcacttcatttgctttgaaccataatattcttgtttggtcttcgacttcattgaatcgtttccttgatcacgatcaccttgtggtgacgttctcacaaatttgaagcttgcgctaatatcgtttgcacacatcatgtatggatttaattatttgtttgtttatttatattaaatccgCTTGTTTGATTTGTCATACTAAAGCAATCTTaatacaatcgtgtgttaagataatggtacacaaattcatgtcataattcggtgtacctcttaacgattctttcaccatcgagcgaacattttgtgatatttattgcttttcatcttcgcttgaaaacattgtttatttgtttcgttttcaattgaaaatcctatgagaaTTGTTTGAAACAGATATCAGATTTACTTCGTtgaatctttcacttgatttcaaaacagggtgatgcttgttcagtcaccactattattgaattatttcgatcactacgacaccttgtggtgtcggtataaacttgtagcttgggctaatgatcgagcgtttcatgcaaaacacaggtgatatttgttcggtcaccgctattgtTGAATTATTTccttcactacgacaccttgtggcgttgctataaacttgtagcttgtgctaatcacgatcaaTCGCTTCATGCGAGACTACGTATGCTCTTTGTTTGACTAATCACTcaaatagtcttaatgcaattatgtattaagacgatgatacaccaggtccggttgtatttcatttcggtgtatccttgcaacacgTTGAGTCTATTCATTTAATGGTTCAAGAgttgataaatcatttttatgattctacttatttgagtttgttgaattcgagtttcacttatacaacaaccaacgctagattccgttggtagtaaattctattgtttcaaaaaaaattgatttgtagttagtgaacgttcatttggaattccactggttgaatttcctcttttgttgaacccagtaaacctagtcacattggtgatagtatcacaacatTTCGTTCACTTGACATCCATTTCTGGAACAAACTCAATTGAACCGTTGGGTTCCTACTGATGCAAAATGTCCTTACAATCACGTAATCTGAATAAGTTTTGGTTCGATTACACGatcattcactttggtattattcggacttacctaggaacgtCATAACTCTAaggagataacatagtctaaatttcgaggacgaaatttctgcaacagggggagaatgtgacaaccggtaattaacgccttctagttacgcgattaacaaacgtttaaggcgataacaaatagtgtttaaaacacgaattaacttaattaggcatttggagtgcctaggaacgtctattcGGCTTTACAATGCGCGAATGGTGATTTGCGGAAAATCTGCTAAACGTTAAACGATAACAAACTGACACCGTACAAactactgacaacgccgacaaatacgaatTTATACGTATAATTTAAACCAATGGATTTTGCTTTGCGAAAATATTATACTTTCAAACAACATAAATCGCAAACGTGAACGCAAAATGCGACTGAAGGAACGCACCAACAACGAAACGGAAGTATCGGACGCGTATTAGTTTCAAAATTTAAATATTATGACGTATTTAGCTCCGTAAGCAAATTTTACCATCCTTAGTTGAAAACGGATCGCAAAACGGACACGAAACGATGAACGACACGTTTTACGCGATTTAACGCACCGATAGCTTACGCGATTAATATCGACTACCGACATCCTTTTTACGAAGTTTTGACTCTAAAATGTTATTTTACGACATGTTATGACGATCGTGTGCGAAAACGGGTTCGTGGGAACTGGCGGGCCACTTAAAACgcggattgggcttgtgggccttagGCCCAAGCCCACTTAAGACAAAATCTGACCTAATATAAAAGGGTAGTAAACCCTATTTTCCCATTCATTTTGCAGTCGACACCCCCCTCTAATTTCCTCCCAAATTCTTCTGGCTTCATCTTTTTGAGGAACCCTAAATCATCTACTTCAAATCACAACCAAACCCCTCCTTATCATCTCATTTCCACTCTCTCTTTGCGTTTTCTTTGGAGAAACACAGCCAAATGCCCCCAACCTCTCGATCCTCCCTCTCGACTGCATACAAACGAGCACACACTTATGCTTCCTGCTCCATCTTCTTCTCAAACGATAACCGGAGCACCTCCAGTCGGCCACCGGCCTCCTTTGTGTTCACCGACAACCGCAACACCACCTTTGTTCAGTTAGATCGAGGTGACGAGAAAGAGATTGGAGATGGCAGAGGATTGATGTCGCAGGAGAGGAGAGGCGGAGGAAGAAAGAGGTCCGACAGGGTGCCGCTGCTCACGGCAACGGCAATGGAGGCGGCGGTGGTGGTTATTTTCCGATGAATTTCACCGGTAAAGCCCCCATCTCCTGTTATTTTGCTTTCCTTTGTCTCTTTATTTCTGAAGTTCGATTGAAGATGATGCCGATACTGGTTATCTCGTTCAGGAATTCTGATTATGTTTGGCTCAGTTTTGGTGCAGTACATATGTAGATCAGGTTCGAGTTTTATTTGGGTGTTTCGAGTCAACGGGTCAAAGTTTGGTTCGGATTCGTGACAGGAGCGGTTCGGGTCCAGATCAACAGTTAAGGCAGTCAAGATTCGGTCAAGTGAGTTCGAATTTTGGTTCGGACTTGTTTTTGTGTGGTTCAactcggttgactcggtcaaaccgagtcaacacAGTCAACGAGAGGTCAAACGCAGTCAACACGAAAGACCGGTAAAGTGTTAAGAGTAGCGGGTTATTCTTCTTGAAAGTTTATAGATTTTTAGACTACGCGAAGCCGAGCTCGACCCGTTTCGACTAGATATTagttacatttttttataaagttgataaaacttatatttagttgattatattgattgaattgttgttgaaatttttgacaaataacgacaacttttattgtcgggttatttgaaaaacagaggaaactctgcccgattttcgttAAAACCCGAATTATAAAACGTATATAAATCTTAACGACACTTATCAAAATCCAAGTgttcttataaaataaatagaAAAGTATATTTATTTTAGTGACGTTTTATAACTTATAAACTGGAATTATAACATTTCGACAACACGCGAGTTACAACTTAACGAAACCCGACACTTATTTAGATAAGCATACTTATCTATATTTAATCGAACATCGATGAGTactttcataaaataaatataacgatttatatttatttcaaacgtcgtTACGTAGTGTAtttttataagataaatataatatttatatttatttcattaCGTTCTATGAAAGCTATGAAGGGTCGTACAACTATTCACCTATGCCTTCTAATTCACGACGACTAGCACGACTACGTAAgtatatttatatgtatatataaatatatatatcatAAACCATTCGGAATACTAAGTCGTTTtcgagacttagttttatcccggtATTACACGGGATCAACTAATAATAGTTTGGTTATTTCAAACCAAATAATAACACCTTCatagaatcgtttagttaacgattcggtagagctcggacatgtagtttaactacgttgttttattagaaactgataagttattccctgttagggatgctatagttgcacgctagcgagttcacattcttgGAATTACACTACGGATTCACGTTAAGCTAGCTTGCataggaatgtcaaggtgagttcataacccccactttttactattttacatttttataaatgttttcgggggtggaaagacatgcaagttttacaaaaataaacaacttttcgatgaacgaaaactcatatttctaaaccgtgttgcgaatgaatttcaaggaacttaaatggtttacgaatgatttcgatcaaacataccggttttacaaaacaccTTCATATTTACGAAACatgcatgattttctaatgggtacgggcgacacagtcgaggtgattcgacacagtcgaggtgattcgacacagtcgaggggattcgacccagtcgaggggattcgacccagtcgaggtgattcgacacagtcgaggtgattcgacacagtcgaggggattcgacacagtcgaggggattcgacacagtcagggggattcacacagtcgaggggattcgacacagtcaaggtgattcacacagtcgaggtgattcgacactaaaaaccgtctacacaggttgagtacttcctatgtcgccgtatacgttaatgtcctcgcgaaacattaacgatcaacctgttcatagacgctttacatacccatttacaacaGTAAAAGtttcatatattcataagattcatttgatggaaactcataaatacatgaattacaaactttggtaacgtttttcaagttatacctaagtaagaggaagcgttgatcctgcttacaaaggttcgtttgggctcggcccattctctctcgtgcaatgcacaaagactattgtgggctagactcacagtttttcatatatcatgccaagaaaataattttactatattttctcaacaactttaaaaccggttatcaaaaagatttattttaaatcttttcaaaacaaactatgaactcgctcaactttatgttgactttttcgcatgttctttctcaggttgcatttttaagactatggaacggttggaataggagtacccacgggatttcgagtacttagtgggcgtgcattatttagaagtcttagcttatttgcttccgctgtgcaatgaagataccggtccagtcacgccagctctgatatttcggggtgtgacagattggtatcagagctataggtttcagcgaattaggtttctgtagagttacctaggctttaacctcactatCCTTTGGGGACTTAGATACCAAGAAttgaatacatacagaacgcctaagattcgaatatgggttccaaccgttgccgaaaacaatTAGTCAACAGTTTGGTTTTAAAACATATACAAGTGTTGTGTTTGATATACGGTACACGAAACAAGTACACACAGAAAGtaaaactttgagagttttggtgacatgcatttaggacctttggaaaactTATGTCGAGAATCGTTAAAGGTCCTCACGTAGGAGCCGCGATTACTAACTCATGTAAATGCCATCATACTGTGTCGTCTATGT contains the following coding sequences:
- the LOC110887920 gene encoding uncharacterized protein LOC110887920, which encodes MAQFIAQNQATLESMAEYTEINKKRVEELVRERGELEEVEEESDEEIIPVTETIMDDEVPPPVQKGIIYDFGSDFDDEIDEEEWAAYQRSLVKRKVVGEEVELGDSTGWMFGAEEEVEQPSNEDQMSWENEFRDELDGLPVDEEIEEFDLEGDLAYLEVLFEGSLMTDIKEEEVVVEEEEHHSWPVVEIIEDSRPREKAKKRRRKVLNRKRIEGWGEMKRKEPFTHDQSSRYMPRIRFLPGSGGIKRVGQGPGQRETS